From a region of the Chitinophaga caseinilytica genome:
- a CDS encoding SUF system Fe-S cluster assembly protein — translation MEITMRDQVEEALRTVYDPEIPVNIFDLGLVYQIEVKDEGKVLVIMTLTAPGCPVAGSIMEEVNQKVSAIPGVTDADVRLTFDPPWTKDMMSEEAKLELGFL, via the coding sequence ATGGAAATAACGATGAGAGATCAGGTGGAAGAAGCATTGCGCACGGTGTACGATCCCGAGATCCCCGTGAACATTTTCGACCTGGGCCTGGTTTACCAGATTGAAGTGAAAGACGAAGGCAAAGTGCTCGTCATTATGACCCTCACCGCTCCCGGATGCCCCGTTGCAGGGTCTATCATGGAAGAGGTGAACCAAAAGGTGTCTGCGATCCCCGGCGTTACGGATGCGGATGTTCGCCTCACGTTCGACCCGCCCTGGACGAAAGACATGATGAGCGAAGAAGCCAAGCTCGAATTAGGATTTTTATAA
- a CDS encoding SufE family protein — translation MTIKEQQDRIIEDFEVFGDWMEKYEYIIQLGKDLPLIDPKYKTDDNLIRGCQSKVWLHAELQDGKLVFTADSDAVITKGLVSLVIQVLSGHPPKDIAEAEIYFIDAIGLTSHLSPTRSNGLLSMLKQMKLYAVAFQAKSMQN, via the coding sequence ATGACAATCAAAGAGCAACAGGACAGGATCATCGAGGATTTCGAAGTGTTTGGCGACTGGATGGAGAAATACGAATACATCATTCAGCTGGGCAAAGACCTGCCGCTCATTGACCCGAAATACAAGACGGACGACAACCTCATCCGCGGATGCCAGAGCAAGGTTTGGCTGCACGCGGAACTGCAGGACGGAAAGCTGGTCTTTACGGCCGACAGCGACGCCGTGATCACCAAAGGGCTCGTGAGCCTCGTGATCCAGGTGCTGAGCGGGCATCCGCCGAAAGACATCGCAGAAGCGGAAATCTACTTCATCGATGCCATCGGTTTGACCAGTCACCTCTCCCCCACACGTTCCAACGGGCTTCTTTCCATGCTCAAACAGATGAAGCTGTACGCCGTCGCATTTCAGGCAAAATCAATGCAAAACTGA
- a CDS encoding cysteine desulfurase produces METATAQDILWPEVELIRNEFPILQQTVNGRPLVYLDNGATTQKPVSVIRSMQEYYTQYNSNVHRGVHTLSQQATAAYEAARHAVAAFIGAHHHEVVFTKGTTDAINLVAAGFRKSFLREGDEIIISAMEHHSNIVPWQLACEEKGAKLKVVPISDKGELDMDAFRSMLNPRVKLVSITWISNTLGTVNPVKDIIDLAHEQGIPVMLDAAQAAAHTPIKVHELDVDFLALSGHKLFGPTGIGILFGKESWLEQLPPYQGGGDMIKHVTFEKTTYADVPLKFEAGTPAICEAIGLGAAVAWVNKVGIHKIQAYEHQLTEYAVAALKQIEGLRFIGEAKHRSGAISFLVGDTHPSDVGVLLDQQGIAVRTGHHCTQPLCDRFGIPGTVRASLAVYNTTDDIDRLVEGVRKAVTLLG; encoded by the coding sequence ATGGAAACAGCGACTGCACAAGATATTTTATGGCCGGAAGTGGAGCTGATCAGGAATGAATTCCCCATCCTCCAGCAAACCGTCAACGGGCGGCCCCTCGTGTATCTGGACAATGGAGCCACTACGCAGAAGCCCGTTTCGGTGATCCGTTCCATGCAGGAATATTACACCCAATATAACAGCAACGTGCACCGCGGGGTGCATACGCTGAGCCAGCAGGCGACAGCCGCCTACGAAGCCGCCCGCCACGCCGTGGCCGCCTTCATCGGCGCACATCATCACGAAGTGGTGTTCACCAAGGGTACGACAGACGCCATCAACCTGGTGGCCGCCGGTTTCCGTAAATCTTTCCTCAGGGAAGGCGACGAGATCATCATTTCCGCCATGGAGCACCACTCCAACATCGTTCCCTGGCAGCTCGCCTGCGAGGAAAAAGGCGCGAAACTGAAGGTGGTCCCCATTTCGGACAAAGGCGAGCTCGACATGGACGCTTTCCGCTCCATGCTCAACCCGCGCGTGAAACTGGTTTCCATCACCTGGATTTCCAATACCCTCGGCACCGTAAACCCCGTCAAAGACATCATCGACCTCGCGCACGAACAAGGCATCCCCGTGATGCTCGACGCCGCGCAGGCCGCTGCACATACGCCAATCAAGGTGCATGAGCTGGATGTCGATTTCCTGGCGCTGTCGGGCCACAAACTGTTCGGGCCCACCGGCATCGGCATTCTTTTCGGAAAGGAAAGCTGGCTGGAACAACTGCCTCCCTATCAGGGCGGTGGCGACATGATCAAGCACGTTACTTTCGAAAAAACGACTTATGCCGACGTTCCCCTGAAATTCGAAGCCGGCACTCCCGCCATCTGTGAAGCCATCGGGCTCGGCGCAGCCGTGGCCTGGGTGAACAAGGTCGGGATCCATAAGATACAGGCATACGAACATCAGCTGACGGAATACGCCGTAGCCGCGCTCAAACAGATCGAAGGCCTCCGTTTCATCGGGGAAGCCAAACATCGCAGCGGCGCCATTTCGTTCCTCGTGGGCGATACGCACCCCTCAGATGTAGGCGTACTGCTCGATCAGCAGGGCATCGCGGTGCGGACGGGCCACCATTGCACCCAACCGCTGTGCGACCGCTTCGGCATTCCCGGAACGGTACGCGCGTCGCTCGCTGTTTATAACACGACAGACGATATCGACCGGCTGGTGGAAGGTGTGCGGAAAGCCGTAACTTTGCTGGGATAA